From the genome of Maridesulfovibrio ferrireducens:
AAATTGGAAACTGCACAGCGTCTTCTCTTGGAATCGGTAATCAGAGTACTGAAGGTGCCGGATTCACTGTGTCTACTCAGGAACAAGCTCAGGCTTCACTCGAAGCTCTTGATAACGCGATTGTCTCAAAGGATAAGATAAGGGCGAACCTCGGAGCTCTTGAGAATAGACTCGGGGCAACAATCTCTAACTTGCAGATTCAGGCGGAAAACCTTCAGGCCGCAGAATCACAGATTTCAGATGTGGACGTTGCGACTGAGATGACCAATTACTCAAAGCAGCAGATCATAACCCAGTCTGCTGTAGCAATGCTTTCACAAGCAAATTCTTTGCCACAAATGGCTCTTCAGCTGATTGGTTAGCTCTCTTCAAGATGCTGAGTGGCAAGATTTAGACCCGGTTTATCCGGGTCTTTTTTATGTCAAATCGCCCCCCTGTCTACTTATCTATTGGGTTCAAGGCAAGATTCTCTGTGCTGCCCAAAGATAATGCCGTTGAACTCAAATTTATCATGTTTAACGTCAGCAATATTTGCCGCTAGCCCTTTGTCTATAGCGGTTTTGGCCTAGTCTTGTAGTGTTTTTAGGGCACATCTTTCCACTCTAAACAAAAAAATGACGGTTTTAATTGCTGAACAAATTTTTCAGAGAATTACGATTAAGAACTATTAATTTTCAGGCCGAATCCTTTATTACCACTTTATGTTTTTAACAAAACTTCGATTTATCTTACCTCGATACGAACAATAAATAATATTGTATTAATGTATTAGGGATCACTAGTTGCTTACTTCTACGCATAGGAGGAGCAATGAAAGAAAATATACATAGTATATATGATAATAAGAATGCAATTAATGTTGATCAATTCTTTAAAGATAATAATATTAAGATTAAAAATGATATTGGAACTTTTTTAAAGAGCAAATTCAATTGTATTAAACAGTTTGAAGTTGATGAGATATTTCAAGAAGTAGCATTCAAAATAATTAAACATAATTATATCACAAAGTATTCTTCTGATAAAAGCTCACTTAATACATGGTTATACATCATTAGTAGATCTGTTACTATTGATTATATGCGTAAAATGTATCGCAATACTCTCATTATAGATGAATACACTGAACCATCAGTTGTAGAAAGTCAAAATTATACATTAAAAATCCCTAGAGGAATGCTTTCAGAGAGGCAAACACAAGTGATCAAGATGATCTTCTGG
Proteins encoded in this window:
- a CDS encoding RNA polymerase sigma factor, translating into MKENIHSIYDNKNAINVDQFFKDNNIKIKNDIGTFLKSKFNCIKQFEVDEIFQEVAFKIIKHNYITKYSSDKSSLNTWLYIISRSVTIDYMRKMYRNTLIIDEYTEPSVVESQNYTLKIPRGMLSERQTQVIKMIFWGDLRAVEVAEQLGISPQTVRSVKHQAITKLRRYFGAESERRIVS